A DNA window from Anaeromicrobium sediminis contains the following coding sequences:
- a CDS encoding DUF881 domain-containing protein, giving the protein MNNKSGKWVILFFCLILGITISLELKNVKERYLYAPLKEIHDYKIVLESEKQEIKKIKEVIREMNKKILAYENIKDDDGKLKYEMLDELKNQKAMAGFSELEGPGIILTVDDSKRDLFEGEDPNNVIVHDADVLNLVNDLKVAGSEAISINGQRIINTTELICAGHSIRINNQFFAQPFVIKAIGEPKTLEASLIAPGTYGALLKEFGLYIEVNTSSHINIPAYEEGLNVKYMKVIKEGE; this is encoded by the coding sequence ATGAATAATAAAAGTGGTAAGTGGGTTATATTGTTTTTTTGCTTAATACTAGGAATAACCATTTCTTTAGAACTTAAAAATGTAAAGGAAAGGTACTTATATGCACCTTTGAAGGAAATACATGATTATAAAATTGTCCTTGAGAGTGAAAAACAAGAAATAAAGAAAATCAAAGAAGTTATAAGAGAAATGAATAAAAAAATACTTGCCTATGAGAATATTAAAGATGATGATGGTAAATTGAAATATGAAATGCTTGATGAACTAAAAAACCAAAAGGCCATGGCAGGCTTTAGTGAATTAGAGGGACCAGGAATAATATTAACCGTAGATGATAGTAAAAGAGATTTATTTGAAGGAGAAGACCCTAATAATGTAATAGTTCATGACGCAGATGTGTTAAATTTGGTGAATGATTTGAAAGTAGCCGGATCAGAGGCTATATCCATAAATGGACAAAGAATAATTAATACGACAGAACTAATATGTGCAGGCCATAGTATAAGGATAAACAATCAATTTTTTGCTCAACCCTTTGTAATAAAAGCTATAGGAGAGCCTAAAACTTTAGAAGCATCCTTAATAGCACCTGGTACATATGGGGCATTACTTAAGGAATTTGGACTATATATTGAGGTTAATACCTCTTCTCACATTAATATACCTGCTTATGAGGAAGGTCTTAATGTGAAATACATGAAAGTTATAAAAGAAGGTGAGTAA
- the murA gene encoding UDP-N-acetylglucosamine 1-carboxyvinyltransferase — translation MSRLLVKGQNKLNGELAIKGAKNAVLPILAATILNKGESILFDAPHLSDVDAMINILQSIGCKIEFENSIMKVDTSNLSSHEIPEHLVREMRSSIFLMGPMLARCGKIKISYPGGCEIGPRPIDLHLKALRQLGVKIKEAHGFLECEVVKLDGTEIHLDYPSVGATENTMLLAVMANGTTKIRNAAKEPEIVELQTYLNKMGAKVSGAGTSQITIEGVKKLNRVEHKIMADRIVAGTMLVAGAMAGGDIILKNIVIDHIKPIISKLRESGCIIEEKTDSLRLKTHKRIKAIEMTKTLPYPGFPTDMQAQFMSLMAIAKGTSIITETVFENRFKHVDELMRMGANIKIDGRVAVIQGVPELTGANVTAKDLRGGAALVLAGLGAEGITIVNNVKHIDRGYDRIEEMLKCLGAEVYRLN, via the coding sequence ATGAGCCGACTGCTAGTAAAGGGCCAAAATAAATTAAATGGAGAACTGGCAATCAAAGGAGCAAAAAATGCAGTTTTACCTATTTTGGCTGCTACTATTTTGAACAAAGGTGAAAGTATCTTATTTGATGCGCCTCATCTTAGTGATGTTGATGCTATGATTAATATATTACAATCTATAGGTTGTAAAATAGAATTTGAAAATTCCATAATGAAAGTTGATACTAGTAATCTAAGTTCACACGAAATTCCAGAACATTTAGTAAGAGAAATGAGATCGTCCATATTTTTAATGGGGCCAATGTTGGCCAGATGTGGAAAAATAAAGATAAGTTACCCAGGAGGATGCGAAATTGGTCCTAGACCTATAGACCTACATTTAAAAGCTTTGAGACAATTAGGAGTAAAAATTAAAGAGGCTCATGGATTTTTGGAATGTGAAGTGGTAAAATTAGATGGTACAGAAATACATTTAGATTATCCTAGTGTAGGGGCTACAGAAAATACCATGCTATTAGCAGTAATGGCAAATGGTACTACTAAGATCCGAAATGCAGCAAAGGAGCCAGAGATAGTTGAGTTGCAAACTTACCTAAATAAAATGGGTGCAAAAGTATCTGGAGCTGGAACTAGTCAAATCACTATTGAAGGGGTAAAAAAGTTAAATAGAGTTGAGCATAAAATAATGGCAGATAGGATTGTGGCAGGAACCATGTTAGTGGCAGGTGCCATGGCAGGTGGAGATATTATTTTAAAAAATATAGTTATAGATCACATAAAACCTATCATATCTAAGTTAAGAGAATCAGGCTGTATTATAGAAGAAAAAACTGATTCTTTAAGATTGAAAACTCATAAAAGAATAAAGGCTATTGAAATGACTAAAACACTGCCTTATCCTGGTTTCCCAACGGATATGCAGGCTCAATTTATGTCCCTTATGGCTATTGCTAAAGGAACTAGTATAATTACAGAAACTGTATTTGAAAACCGATTTAAACATGTGGATGAACTTATGCGAATGGGAGCTAATATTAAAATAGATGGTAGAGTAGCTGTTATTCAAGGTGTGCCCGAGTTAACAGGAGCTAATGTTACTGCCAAAGATTTAAGAGGGGGAGCAGCTTTAGTTTTAGCAGGACTAGGTGCAGAAGGAATTACTATAGTAAATAATGTTAAGCATATAGATCGAGGTTATGATAGAATTGAAGAAATGTTAAAATGTTTAGGAGCAGAAGTTTATCGATTGAATTAA
- the murG gene encoding undecaprenyldiphospho-muramoylpentapeptide beta-N-acetylglucosaminyltransferase, whose amino-acid sequence MKVLITGGGTGGHIYPAIAIANKIKDEIKTAQILFVGTEKGLESELVPKEGYNLETIKVSGFKRKISLDTAKSLVDLACGLKDSIKVILKFKPDIVIGTGGYVCGPVVFIASMLNIKTVIHEQNVIPGVTNKILGKFVNRVLVSFHESKKYFDNDKKVYVTGNPIRKEFIKISQESSKEQIGAKEDEFVVLSFGGSRGAEKINKIMAKVIEKTYDNKKIKIIHVTGSRHHKEVMDFFKEKGIGNNIKDSVKEYIYDMAKYMGAADLAICRAGAITLAEITAMGIPSILIPSPYVTNNHQEHNARVLEDKGAAILVKEAEFDEDIILENIYKLSKEKDKLNTMAKKSREIAKPNATDIIYSNILEVLKS is encoded by the coding sequence ATGAAAGTACTAATTACAGGTGGGGGTACTGGAGGTCATATATATCCAGCTATTGCCATTGCAAATAAAATAAAAGATGAAATCAAAACAGCTCAAATATTATTTGTAGGTACAGAAAAGGGATTAGAAAGTGAATTGGTCCCTAAGGAAGGCTACAATCTAGAGACAATAAAGGTAAGTGGATTTAAAAGAAAAATTTCCTTGGATACGGCAAAATCACTAGTAGACTTGGCCTGTGGTCTAAAGGATTCCATAAAGGTAATATTGAAGTTTAAACCAGATATTGTTATTGGAACTGGTGGATATGTATGTGGCCCTGTGGTATTTATAGCTTCAATGCTCAATATAAAAACAGTTATTCATGAGCAAAATGTCATACCAGGAGTAACTAATAAGATATTGGGTAAGTTTGTTAATAGAGTTTTAGTAAGCTTTCATGAGTCTAAGAAATACTTTGATAATGATAAAAAAGTCTATGTTACAGGAAATCCAATTAGAAAAGAATTTATAAAAATAAGTCAGGAAAGTTCTAAAGAACAAATAGGAGCAAAAGAGGACGAATTTGTAGTTTTATCCTTTGGGGGAAGTCGAGGAGCTGAAAAAATAAATAAAATTATGGCCAAAGTCATAGAAAAAACCTATGATAATAAAAAAATAAAAATAATCCATGTAACAGGAAGTAGACACCATAAAGAAGTAATGGATTTCTTTAAAGAAAAGGGTATAGGAAACAATATTAAGGATTCTGTAAAAGAATATATATATGATATGGCAAAATATATGGGAGCAGCAGATTTGGCCATATGTCGTGCTGGGGCTATAACTTTAGCTGAGATAACGGCTATGGGAATACCATCTATTTTAATACCATCTCCTTATGTTACTAATAATCATCAAGAACATAATGCTAGGGTACTAGAAGATAAAGGGGCTGCCATATTGGTTAAAGAGGCTGAATTTGATGAAGACATTATACTTGAGAATATATATAAACTATCAAAAGAAAAAGATAAATTAAATACGATGGCTAAAAAGAGTAGGGAGATAGCAAAACCAAATGCTACTGATATAATTTATTCTAATATACTAGAAGTACTAAAATCATAA
- a CDS encoding DUF881 domain-containing protein, producing the protein MNKIKARMSIGVICMILGLVLALQFRSVQNNYLQGIGSAQKAQDLAVELKKVRREKEALKSEINSLEGKIKEIEEAEAKEDVLVRNIRNELEKYKIISGFKRVKGPGVVVVIDDPPVDPQFPTDVSIIMYNYDLLLSLINKLNDAGAEAISINEQRVVSQTEINLAGSNVNINSVPTAPPFIVKAIGNPDTLASTLNIRFGIVEQMRSERYNLRVTVERKNEILIPRYNEVIKFRYAQPVEEEGQ; encoded by the coding sequence ATGAACAAAATCAAAGCAAGAATGTCTATTGGAGTAATTTGTATGATTTTAGGGTTAGTTTTAGCTTTACAGTTTAGATCAGTACAGAATAATTATCTTCAAGGAATTGGCTCAGCCCAAAAGGCTCAAGATTTGGCTGTGGAACTTAAGAAAGTTAGACGGGAAAAGGAAGCTCTAAAAAGTGAAATAAATTCTTTGGAAGGTAAGATAAAAGAAATAGAGGAAGCAGAGGCTAAAGAGGACGTTCTTGTAAGAAATATTAGAAATGAATTAGAGAAGTACAAAATAATTTCTGGATTTAAAAGGGTAAAAGGACCAGGTGTAGTTGTAGTCATAGATGATCCTCCCGTGGATCCACAATTTCCTACAGATGTTAGTATTATAATGTATAATTATGATTTATTGTTGAGTTTAATAAATAAATTAAATGATGCGGGAGCAGAAGCTATATCCATAAATGAGCAAAGGGTTGTATCACAAACAGAGATAAATTTAGCAGGAAGTAATGTTAATATTAACTCTGTACCAACGGCGCCTCCATTTATAGTTAAGGCTATTGGTAATCCTGATACTTTAGCATCTACTTTAAATATTAGATTTGGTATAGTAGAGCAAATGAGAAGTGAAAGGTATAATTTAAGGGTAACAGTGGAGCGAAAGAATGAGATATTAATTCCTAGATATAACGAAGTAATTAAATTTAGATATGCACAGCCTGTAGAAGAAGAGGGACAATAA
- a CDS encoding cell division protein FtsQ/DivIB: protein MKKSSVGLKVNKEKKLFIFTIMILITIISFILVFKTELFSVKYVEVLGIENLTKEIVVEEAGINFGGHILKEDLENIKLNVEYDPYVKSALVERRIPNKIVINIEERKEKALINFMDTYLIIDEEGVVLRSSFNRENLILIKGIEFDNFVEGEKLSVKDEKQFKYALHMVDSSEKNGINLKEINVSDLNDVKININGYLICNLGSGEELDRKLNTLRKIIKDLEKKDIVRGIVDMSHNGYPTYRPIE from the coding sequence ATGAAAAAAAGTAGTGTGGGATTAAAAGTTAATAAAGAAAAGAAATTGTTCATATTTACTATAATGATATTAATAACCATAATTTCATTTATTTTAGTATTTAAAACAGAGTTATTTAGTGTGAAGTATGTGGAAGTTTTAGGAATAGAAAACTTAACAAAGGAAATTGTGGTAGAAGAGGCTGGAATTAATTTTGGCGGTCATATATTGAAAGAAGATTTAGAGAATATTAAACTAAATGTAGAATATGATCCATATGTTAAAAGTGCCCTAGTAGAAAGAAGAATTCCTAATAAAATAGTTATAAACATAGAGGAAAGAAAAGAAAAAGCTCTAATTAACTTTATGGATACATACTTAATCATTGATGAAGAGGGTGTAGTTCTAAGGTCTAGCTTTAATAGAGAAAATTTGATTTTAATTAAAGGCATAGAGTTTGACAATTTTGTTGAAGGAGAAAAATTATCAGTAAAGGATGAAAAGCAATTTAAATATGCCTTACATATGGTGGATAGCAGTGAGAAGAACGGAATAAATCTAAAGGAAATAAATGTTAGTGACTTAAATGATGTTAAAATAAATATTAATGGGTATTTAATATGTAACTTAGGTTCTGGTGAAGAACTAGACAGAAAGTTAAATACCTTGAGAAAAATTATAAAAGATTTAGAAAAGAAAGATATAGTAAGGGGTATTGTAGATATGAGCCATAACGGCTATCCTACCTATAGACCTATAGAATAG
- the spoVE gene encoding stage V sporulation protein E yields the protein MAKRKSSDFTLLLLVLILVVIGVIMVFSSSHYYALTKLNDSYYFLKRELLWATIGMIGMIFTMNFDYFKYRKLAPYAFGLSIVLLLLVLTPLGKEFNGARRWIGVGSFTIMPGEISKICAILFVASSLSSVGDKIKKFLSGVCPYILIIGIYMGLILLQPNMSTAVTIGAVIACMMFIAGMRWFHVIVMGMGGFFALAAMVVAAPYRMKRLTGFLDPFKDPMGTGYQVIQSLYALGSGGLFGVGLGRSMQKYLYIPEPQNDFIFAIIGEELGFVGCMVIIILYVLLIWRGVRIAVNAPDTFGCLLASGITSMVAVQTIINIAVATSSMPVTGMALPFISWGGNSLAIFMASIGILLNVSRYSNLDRS from the coding sequence ATGGCTAAAAGGAAATCAAGCGACTTTACTTTACTATTGCTAGTGCTAATATTAGTAGTAATAGGAGTTATTATGGTTTTTAGTTCTAGCCATTACTATGCACTTACCAAACTAAATGATTCCTATTATTTTCTAAAAAGGGAACTTTTATGGGCTACTATAGGTATGATAGGTATGATATTTACTATGAATTTTGATTATTTTAAATACAGAAAGTTAGCACCATATGCCTTTGGTTTGAGTATAGTACTTTTATTGTTAGTATTGACACCGCTAGGAAAGGAATTCAATGGAGCCAGGCGGTGGATTGGCGTAGGTAGCTTTACTATAATGCCAGGGGAGATAAGTAAAATTTGTGCTATACTATTTGTGGCATCTAGCTTATCTTCTGTGGGAGATAAAATAAAGAAGTTCTTATCTGGAGTGTGCCCTTATATACTTATAATAGGAATATATATGGGACTTATATTACTACAACCTAATATGAGTACGGCTGTAACAATAGGTGCAGTAATTGCTTGTATGATGTTCATTGCAGGCATGAGGTGGTTTCACGTTATAGTAATGGGCATGGGGGGCTTTTTTGCTCTTGCAGCAATGGTTGTGGCAGCTCCCTATAGAATGAAGAGATTAACTGGATTTTTAGATCCCTTTAAAGATCCAATGGGAACAGGATATCAAGTTATACAATCCCTATATGCATTAGGTTCAGGTGGGTTATTTGGAGTGGGATTAGGAAGAAGTATGCAAAAATACTTATATATCCCAGAGCCTCAAAATGATTTTATTTTTGCCATAATAGGGGAAGAACTAGGATTTGTTGGGTGTATGGTAATTATTATACTATATGTACTCTTAATTTGGAGAGGAGTTAGAATTGCCGTAAATGCACCAGATACCTTCGGATGTCTATTAGCATCAGGGATTACATCAATGGTTGCAGTACAGACTATAATAAACATTGCTGTTGCCACATCATCCATGCCAGTTACGGGTATGGCCCTTCCTTTCATAAGTTGGGGAGGAAATTCTCTTGCTATATTTATGGCATCAATTGGAATATTGCTAAATGTTTCAAGGTATTCTAATTTAGATAGGAGTTGA
- the mraY gene encoding phospho-N-acetylmuramoyl-pentapeptide-transferase produces the protein MSYLQMIIVTGASFFITLILGPIVIPILQRLKVGQSIRDEGPKSHMSKSGTPTMGGIMMVLAVLITTLTAGLSGEQMKDLYVMLFATISFGLIGFIDDFIKVVLKRNLGLRAYQKLIGQVLIALILAIYFLKTSSYKANIYIPFIDTSIDFGILYIPFIVLFVVGTTNSVNLTDGLDGLASGVTLIIAAFFSLVAVKMGMPSVAIFCGALTGACLGFLRFNAYPAKVFMGDTGSMALGGAIAAVSILTNLTMIIPIVGGIYFIEALSVIIQVVSFKLTGKRVFKMSPLHHHFELCGWRETKVVIVFWLTTFVLCMIGLFGIRI, from the coding sequence ATGAGTTATTTACAAATGATTATAGTTACAGGAGCATCCTTTTTTATTACTTTAATATTAGGACCAATTGTTATACCAATTCTCCAAAGACTTAAAGTCGGACAAAGCATAAGAGATGAGGGGCCAAAGTCCCATATGAGTAAATCCGGGACTCCTACCATGGGTGGAATAATGATGGTTTTGGCAGTTCTAATTACTACATTAACAGCAGGATTGTCTGGAGAGCAAATGAAGGATTTATATGTGATGCTATTTGCTACTATATCATTTGGACTAATAGGGTTCATAGATGATTTTATAAAAGTTGTACTAAAGAGAAATTTAGGATTAAGAGCATATCAAAAGTTAATCGGGCAAGTGTTAATTGCTCTTATATTAGCTATTTATTTTTTGAAAACTTCAAGTTATAAGGCAAATATATATATACCTTTTATTGATACTAGTATAGATTTTGGCATATTATATATTCCCTTTATAGTTTTATTTGTTGTAGGAACAACTAACAGTGTTAATTTAACAGATGGATTAGATGGGTTAGCTTCTGGTGTGACTTTAATAATAGCAGCTTTCTTTAGTCTAGTAGCCGTTAAGATGGGAATGCCTAGTGTAGCCATATTTTGTGGTGCGTTAACAGGTGCATGTTTAGGTTTTTTAAGATTCAATGCATATCCTGCAAAGGTATTTATGGGAGATACGGGTTCAATGGCCTTAGGTGGTGCTATTGCAGCAGTTAGTATACTTACTAACTTGACTATGATAATTCCAATTGTAGGCGGAATATATTTTATAGAGGCCTTATCTGTTATTATACAAGTAGTTTCGTTTAAGCTTACAGGTAAAAGAGTATTTAAAATGAGTCCACTTCATCATCACTTTGAATTATGTGGATGGAGAGAAACTAAGGTAGTGATTGTATTTTGGTTAACTACTTTTGTTTTATGTATGATCGGACTATTTGGAATTAGAATATAA
- a CDS encoding small basic family protein has product MYIAILGLIIGIVLGFYVPITYPTSYSLYMSVAILAALDSVFGGVRAYVQEKFETFIFITGFFGNAILAGLLAYIGDKLGVPLYYAAIFTFGGRLFQNFAILRRLMIEKIREK; this is encoded by the coding sequence ATGTATATTGCTATATTAGGATTAATAATAGGTATTGTATTAGGATTTTATGTACCAATTACCTATCCAACATCTTATTCTCTGTACATGTCAGTAGCAATATTAGCAGCATTGGATTCAGTATTCGGTGGAGTCAGAGCATATGTTCAAGAAAAATTTGAAACATTTATATTCATAACAGGTTTTTTTGGTAATGCAATTTTGGCAGGGTTACTAGCATATATAGGAGATAAACTGGGAGTTCCTCTATACTATGCGGCCATATTCACTTTTGGTGGCAGATTATTCCAAAATTTTGCCATCTTGAGAAGATTAATGATAGAAAAAATTAGAGAAAAATAA
- the murD gene encoding UDP-N-acetylmuramoyl-L-alanine--D-glutamate ligase, translated as MDLKGKKVLIVGMGKSGIATVNTLSEQGAIVYTYDKKTKEELKDILLKINENKIAEMYSEFPNSEEFDLIVLSPGVPTDLEFIKEAKSGNVEVIGELELAYRLCNGTFIAITGTNGKTTTTALTGEIFKNAKKDTYVVGNIGVAAISKAPLAKNTSIMVTEVSSFQLESIKEFKPHIGAILNITPDHLNRHKTMENYIKAKADIFRNQNENDFIILNKDNEETYKLSNKCKSKVIFFSRKEILQEGAYVKDKTIIVKKDNRSYEICHTSDLQIPGTHNLENALAATAICFWAGIDVASIRKTLKEFMGVEHRTEFVSEINGVRYINDSKGTNPDASIKAIEAMKNPILLIAGGMDKGSDFTEFISSFNGKVKNMILLGETAKKIEETAKENEFYNITIVKDMNEAVKAASAMAVSGDCVLLSPACASWDMYKSYEVRGKDFKECVLNLRG; from the coding sequence ATGGATTTAAAAGGTAAAAAAGTACTGATTGTAGGTATGGGCAAATCAGGCATAGCCACAGTGAATACATTATCAGAACAAGGGGCTATAGTTTATACTTATGATAAAAAAACTAAAGAGGAATTAAAGGACATATTATTAAAAATTAATGAAAATAAGATAGCAGAAATGTATAGTGAATTTCCAAATAGTGAAGAATTTGATTTGATAGTATTAAGTCCTGGAGTTCCTACTGACTTAGAATTTATAAAAGAAGCTAAATCAGGGAATGTGGAAGTTATTGGGGAATTAGAGCTTGCTTATCGATTATGCAATGGAACTTTTATTGCCATAACAGGAACTAATGGAAAAACTACTACTACAGCTTTGACAGGAGAAATATTTAAAAATGCTAAAAAGGATACTTATGTGGTAGGAAACATAGGGGTGGCGGCCATATCAAAGGCACCTTTAGCTAAAAATACTTCCATAATGGTTACAGAAGTAAGTAGTTTCCAACTAGAGAGCATCAAAGAGTTTAAGCCTCATATAGGAGCCATATTAAACATTACACCAGATCATTTAAACAGACATAAGACTATGGAAAATTACATAAAGGCTAAGGCTGATATATTTAGAAATCAAAATGAAAATGACTTTATTATATTAAATAAGGATAATGAAGAAACTTATAAGTTATCAAATAAATGTAAGTCAAAGGTCATATTCTTTAGTAGAAAGGAAATCTTACAAGAAGGTGCATATGTAAAAGATAAAACTATTATTGTAAAGAAGGATAATAGGTCATACGAAATCTGTCATACTTCTGATTTACAAATTCCAGGAACGCATAATCTGGAAAATGCCCTTGCAGCTACGGCTATATGCTTTTGGGCTGGAATAGATGTGGCGTCTATTAGAAAAACCTTAAAGGAATTCATGGGAGTAGAACATAGAACAGAATTTGTTAGTGAGATAAATGGAGTTAGATATATTAATGACTCAAAGGGAACCAATCCTGATGCATCCATAAAAGCCATAGAAGCTATGAAAAATCCTATATTACTAATAGCAGGTGGAATGGATAAGGGAAGTGATTTTACTGAGTTTATAAGTTCTTTTAATGGTAAAGTAAAAAATATGATTTTACTAGGAGAAACGGCTAAAAAAATAGAGGAAACAGCTAAAGAAAATGAATTTTACAATATAACTATCGTAAAGGACATGAATGAAGCTGTTAAAGCTGCAAGTGCTATGGCAGTAAGTGGTGATTGTGTATTATTATCACCTGCTTGTGCAAGTTGGGATATGTATAAGAGTTACGAAGTGAGGGGAAAAGATTTTAAAGAGTGTGTTCTAAACTTAAGGGGGTAA
- a CDS encoding UDP-N-acetylmuramoyl-tripeptide--D-alanyl-D-alanine ligase has translation MEISIGEIVKCTNGQLIKGNTEEEIRRISTDSRDIKENDMFIALIGENFDGHKFLKPAVNKGAKTLLVSEYENHIEGVTIIKVEDTLKAMQQIAKYYISKFDILKVAVTGSTGKTTTKDMIYNVLSKKYKVLKNKGNFNNHIGLPKTVFELDSTYEACILEMGMSGFDEIDLLANIVRPHIGVITNVGLSHIERLGSQENICRAKMEIKNYFNENNTLILNGDDKFLCEEKGEKYNVVKVGLNPKSQLKGEIKKDLHKDGIIFNVTYEDKDYEFRLNVAGIHNVYNALNGIMVGIIGNVPMDKIKEAISEFESGKMRLNIKENGEILIIDDTYNASPDSMEAGINVLKNIGKNRKIAILGDMLEMGEYAKNAHYNIGHRVSEENIDILIAVGNDALHYKTGAMGNGMDSNRTFFFKTNQEVIKFLKDFVKEDDTFLIKGSRGMKMEELVKYLQERR, from the coding sequence ATGGAAATTAGTATAGGTGAAATAGTTAAATGTACTAATGGTCAATTAATTAAAGGCAATACAGAGGAAGAAATCAGAAGAATATCTACTGACTCTAGAGATATAAAAGAGAATGACATGTTCATAGCCTTAATTGGTGAAAATTTTGATGGACATAAATTTTTAAAACCAGCAGTTAATAAAGGGGCAAAAACCTTATTAGTAAGTGAGTATGAAAATCACATAGAAGGAGTAACTATAATTAAAGTAGAAGATACACTTAAGGCCATGCAACAAATTGCCAAGTATTACATTTCGAAATTTGATATTTTAAAGGTGGCTGTAACAGGTAGTACAGGCAAGACTACTACTAAAGATATGATATACAATGTTCTTAGTAAAAAGTATAAAGTATTAAAGAATAAGGGAAACTTCAATAATCATATAGGACTTCCTAAAACTGTATTTGAATTAGACAGTACCTATGAAGCTTGCATACTTGAAATGGGTATGAGTGGATTTGATGAAATAGATTTATTAGCAAATATAGTAAGGCCCCATATAGGCGTTATAACTAATGTGGGTTTGTCACACATAGAAAGATTAGGATCACAAGAAAACATATGTAGGGCCAAAATGGAAATTAAGAATTATTTTAATGAAAATAATACCTTAATATTAAATGGTGATGATAAATTCCTATGTGAGGAAAAAGGAGAAAAATATAATGTTGTAAAAGTTGGGTTAAACCCAAAATCCCAGCTTAAAGGAGAAATAAAAAAGGACTTACACAAGGATGGAATCATATTTAATGTGACATATGAGGATAAAGACTATGAATTCAGATTAAATGTGGCTGGAATACATAATGTATACAATGCCCTTAATGGAATAATGGTAGGAATTATAGGAAATGTGCCTATGGACAAAATAAAAGAAGCCATTTCTGAATTTGAAAGTGGAAAGATGAGATTAAATATAAAAGAAAATGGTGAAATTCTAATTATAGATGACACATATAACGCAAGTCCAGATTCGATGGAAGCTGGAATTAATGTACTTAAAAATATTGGAAAGAATAGAAAAATTGCCATACTAGGAGATATGCTAGAGATGGGAGAATATGCTAAGAACGCCCACTATAATATAGGGCATAGGGTAAGCGAAGAGAACATAGATATATTAATAGCCGTTGGAAATGACGCACTCCATTATAAAACTGGAGCTATGGGAAATGGAATGGATAGCAACAGAACTTTCTTCTTTAAAACTAATCAGGAAGTAATAAAGTTTTTAAAAGACTTTGTGAAGGAAGATGACACTTTCCTAATTAAAGGTTCTAGGGGAATGAAGATGGAAGAACTAGTAAAATACCTGCAAGAGAGGAGATAA